The following are from one region of the Pygocentrus nattereri isolate fPygNat1 chromosome 20, fPygNat1.pri, whole genome shotgun sequence genome:
- the LOC108416731 gene encoding UDP-glucuronosyltransferase 2A2-like isoform X2, with amino-acid sequence MKLQPNLLLLTAAVLVFGDVDAGNVLVWPTEGSHWINLRPLLETLFDRGHNVTVLGPSATLFMDLRDPAHYSILHFNMSISKKDVQDFIEEFLEFAMHEMHHMNVVQKHITFYKLFSKKQDFFLTYCDGVLKSPSVMAKLRQQKFDVFLVDPFYPCGELLAEVLAVPFVMTQRFSYAHTVERWCGQTPAPPSYVPGVGTELIDKMGFFERVVSLLFSLTQDVVAVSQWKTYDTYFTDYLGRPTSYCELMGKADIWLIRTYWDFEYPRPLLPNFIYVGGLHCRPAKPLPQDLEEFVQSSGDDGIVVFSLGSFIRNLTKERSNVIASAFGQIPQKVFWKYLGEKPDNLAPNTRIYDWIPQNDLLGHPKTRAFVTHGGTNGVYEAIYHGVPMVGIPIFADQTDNMVHMKAKGAAVFLNFNSLQAQDLVDALKTVINDPSYKESVMRLSRIHHDRPVKPLDEAVFWIEYVMRNKGAGHLRVASHSLNWYQYHSLDVLVFLISILALVFYIIIRTCSFLIRRCCRTPKHKSKRE; translated from the exons ATGAAGCTGCAGCCAAATCTGCTCCTGCTCACGGCGGCAGTCCTTGTTTTTGGAGATGTAGATGCTGGAAATGTCCTAGTGTGGCCTACAGAAGGCAGTCACTGGATCAATCTGAGACCTTTATTGGAGACTCTGTTTGACAGGGGCCACAATGTGACAGTTTTGGGTCCCAGTGCAACATTATTTATGGATCTCCGGGACCCAGCACACTATAGCATCCTCCACTTTAACATGTCCATTTCTAAAAAGGATGTTCAGGATTTCATTGAGGAGTTTCTGGAGTTCGCCATGCATGAGATGCATCATATGAATGTGGTGCAGAAACACATCACATTTTACAAGCTCTTTTCTAAAAAACAGGATTTTTTCCTGACATACTGCGATGGAGTTCTGAAGTCTCCATCTGTAATGGCCAAACTGCGACAGCAGAAGTTCGACGTTTTCCTGGTGGACCCTTTCTACCCCTGTGGGGAGCTTCTTGCTGAAGTTCTTGCCGTTCCTTTTGTTATGACACAACGGTTTTCCTACGCTCACACTGTGGAGAGATGGTGTGGTCAGACTCCTGCTCCACCATCCTACGTCCCTGGGGTGGGTACTGAACTGATCGATAAGATGGGTTTCTTTGAGCGTGTGGTCAGTCTGCTGTTCTCTCTGACTCAGGACGTAGTGGCGGTCAGTCAGTGGAAAACATATGACACTTACTTCACTGACTATTTAG GTCGACCCACTAGCTACTGTGAGTTGATGGGCAAAGCCGATATCTGGTTAATCAGAACGTACTGGGATTTTGAGTACCCGCGGCCCCTCCTGCCCAACTTCATATACGTTGGTGGGCTGCACTGCAGACCAGCCAAACCATTACCACAG GATCTGGAGGAGTTTGTGCAGAGCTCAGGGGATGATGGGATTGTGGTGTTTTCTCTAGGATCCTTCATCAGAAACCTGACTAAAGAGAGGAGCAACGTAATCGCCTCTGCTTTCGGACAGATCCCACAGAAG GTCTTCTGGAAGTACCTTGGAGAGAAGCCAGACAATCTGGCTCCAAACACCAGAATTTATGATTGGATCCCTCAGAATGACCTACTGG GTCATCCAAAAACCAGAGCATTTGTCACCCACGGTGGCACTAATGGTGTATATGAGGCCATTTACCATGGTGTGCCGATGGTGGGGATCCCCATATTTGCTGACCAGACTGATAACATGGTCCATATGAAGGCTAAAGGCGCTGCTGTTTTTCTGAACTTCAACAGTTTGCAGGCCCAGGATCTGGTGGACGCTCTCAAGACCGTCATTAATGACCCCAG CTATAAGGAGAGCGTCATGCGTCTGTCCCGGATCCACCACGACCGTCCCGTTAAACCTCTAGACGAGGCTGTGTTCTGGATCGAGTATGTAATGCGGAATAAAGGCGCTGGGCATCTGCGTGTGGCCTCCCATAGCCTGAACTGGTACCAGTACCACTCCCTGGACGTCCTGGTCTTCCTCATCAGCATCCTGGCTCTGGTCTTCTACATCATTATTAGAACATGCAGCTTCTTGATCCGGAGATGCTGCCGAACACCGAAGCacaaaagcaagagagagtga
- the LOC108416731 gene encoding UDP-glucuronosyltransferase 2A2-like isoform X3: MKLQPNLLLLTAAVLVFGDVDAGNVLVWPTEGSHWINLRPLLETLFDRGHNVTVLGPSATLFMDLRDPAHYSILHFNMSISKKDVQDFIEEFLEFAMHEMHHMNVVQKHITFYKLFSKKQDFFLTYCDGVLKSPSVMAKLRQQKFDVFLVDPFYPCGELLAEVLAVPFVMTQRFSYAHTVERWCGQTPAPPSYVPGDVVAVSQWKTYDTYFTDYLGRPTSYCELMGKADIWLIRTYWDFEYPRPLLPNFIYVGGLHCRPAKPLPQDLEEFVQSSGDDGIVVFSLGSFIRNLTKERSNVIASAFGQIPQKVFWKYLGEKPDNLAPNTRIYDWIPQNDLLGHPKTRAFVTHGGTNGVYEAIYHGVPMVGIPIFADQTDNMVHMKAKGAAVFLNFNSLQAQDLVDALKTVINDPSYKESVMRLSRIHHDRPVKPLDEAVFWIEYVMRNKGAGHLRVASHSLNWYQYHSLDVLVFLISILALVFYIIIRTCSFLIRRCCRTPKHKSKRE; encoded by the exons ATGAAGCTGCAGCCAAATCTGCTCCTGCTCACGGCGGCAGTCCTTGTTTTTGGAGATGTAGATGCTGGAAATGTCCTAGTGTGGCCTACAGAAGGCAGTCACTGGATCAATCTGAGACCTTTATTGGAGACTCTGTTTGACAGGGGCCACAATGTGACAGTTTTGGGTCCCAGTGCAACATTATTTATGGATCTCCGGGACCCAGCACACTATAGCATCCTCCACTTTAACATGTCCATTTCTAAAAAGGATGTTCAGGATTTCATTGAGGAGTTTCTGGAGTTCGCCATGCATGAGATGCATCATATGAATGTGGTGCAGAAACACATCACATTTTACAAGCTCTTTTCTAAAAAACAGGATTTTTTCCTGACATACTGCGATGGAGTTCTGAAGTCTCCATCTGTAATGGCCAAACTGCGACAGCAGAAGTTCGACGTTTTCCTGGTGGACCCTTTCTACCCCTGTGGGGAGCTTCTTGCTGAAGTTCTTGCCGTTCCTTTTGTTATGACACAACGGTTTTCCTACGCTCACACTGTGGAGAGATGGTGTGGTCAGACTCCTGCTCCACCATCCTACGTCCCTGGG GACGTAGTGGCGGTCAGTCAGTGGAAAACATATGACACTTACTTCACTGACTATTTAG GTCGACCCACTAGCTACTGTGAGTTGATGGGCAAAGCCGATATCTGGTTAATCAGAACGTACTGGGATTTTGAGTACCCGCGGCCCCTCCTGCCCAACTTCATATACGTTGGTGGGCTGCACTGCAGACCAGCCAAACCATTACCACAG GATCTGGAGGAGTTTGTGCAGAGCTCAGGGGATGATGGGATTGTGGTGTTTTCTCTAGGATCCTTCATCAGAAACCTGACTAAAGAGAGGAGCAACGTAATCGCCTCTGCTTTCGGACAGATCCCACAGAAG GTCTTCTGGAAGTACCTTGGAGAGAAGCCAGACAATCTGGCTCCAAACACCAGAATTTATGATTGGATCCCTCAGAATGACCTACTGG GTCATCCAAAAACCAGAGCATTTGTCACCCACGGTGGCACTAATGGTGTATATGAGGCCATTTACCATGGTGTGCCGATGGTGGGGATCCCCATATTTGCTGACCAGACTGATAACATGGTCCATATGAAGGCTAAAGGCGCTGCTGTTTTTCTGAACTTCAACAGTTTGCAGGCCCAGGATCTGGTGGACGCTCTCAAGACCGTCATTAATGACCCCAG CTATAAGGAGAGCGTCATGCGTCTGTCCCGGATCCACCACGACCGTCCCGTTAAACCTCTAGACGAGGCTGTGTTCTGGATCGAGTATGTAATGCGGAATAAAGGCGCTGGGCATCTGCGTGTGGCCTCCCATAGCCTGAACTGGTACCAGTACCACTCCCTGGACGTCCTGGTCTTCCTCATCAGCATCCTGGCTCTGGTCTTCTACATCATTATTAGAACATGCAGCTTCTTGATCCGGAGATGCTGCCGAACACCGAAGCacaaaagcaagagagagtga
- the LOC108416731 gene encoding UDP-glucuronosyltransferase 2A2-like isoform X1, whose product MKLKLSLLSLLSVALVILGNVDGGNVLVWPAEGSHWINLKPVIETLTDRGHSVTILVPNATLYMDTRKPERFNSLRFNTSISEKDLDDFFEEFLQFEMYESHQMNVLQKYVKFYEFLSKDQDFFLQYCDGVLKSPAVMDKLREGKFDLILADPLLPCAELAAEVLGVPFIFTFRFSVAHAVERMCGQSPAPPSYAPGIMSKLTDKMSFFERVVSLLFYLTNDAMSVRLWKTYDDYYTEYLSRPTSYCELMGKADIWLIRTYWDFEYPRPLLPNFIYVGGLHCRPAKPLPQDLEEFVQSSGDDGIVVFSLGSFIRNLTKERSNVIASAFGQIPQKVFWKYLGEKPDNLAPNTRIYDWIPQNDLLGHPKTRAFVTHGGTNGVYEAIYHGVPMVGIPIFADQTDNMVHMKAKGAAVFLNFNSLQAQDLVDALKTVINDPSYKESVMRLSRIHHDRPVKPLDEAVFWIEYVMRNKGAGHLRVASHSLNWYQYHSLDVLVFLISILALVFYIIIRTCSFLIRRCCRTPKHKSKRE is encoded by the exons atGAAGCTGAaactctctctcctgtctctgctctctgtgGCACTCGTTATTCTTGGGAATGTAGATGGTGGAAATGTTCTAGTGTGGCCTGCTGAAGGCAGCCACTGGATCAATCTGAAGCCTGTGATCGAGACTCTGACTGACAGGGGACACAGTGTGACCATTCTGGTTCCCAATGCAACGTTATACATGGACACCAGGAAACCAGAACGCTTCAACTCGCTCCGCTTCAACACGTCCATATCTGAGAAGGACTTGGATGATTTCTTCGAGGAATTCCTGCAGTTTGAAATGTACGAGTCCCACCAGATGAACGTTCTGCAGAAATACGTCAAATTCTATGAGTTCCTATCTAAAGACCAGGACTTCTTTCTTCAGTACTGTGACGGGGTGCTGAAGTCTCCAGCAGTCATGGACAAATTGAGGGAAGGGAAGTTCGACTTGATTCTGGCAGACCCTCTCTTGCCCTGCGCTGAGCTGGCCGCTGAAGTTCTTGGCGTTCCATTCATTTTCACCTTCCGTTTCTCCGTTGCTCACGCCGTGGAGAGGATGTGTGGTCAGTCTCCAGCTCCACCATCCTATGCACCTGGGATCATGAGTAAACTGACCGACAAGATGAGCTTCTTTGAGCGTGTGGTCAGTCTGCTGTTCTATCTGACTAATGACGCAATGTCTGTCCGCCTGTGGAAAACATATGATGACTATTACACGGAGTATTTAA GTCGACCCACTAGCTACTGTGAGTTGATGGGCAAAGCCGATATCTGGTTAATCAGAACGTACTGGGATTTTGAGTACCCGCGGCCCCTCCTGCCCAACTTCATATACGTTGGTGGGCTGCACTGCAGACCAGCCAAACCATTACCACAG GATCTGGAGGAGTTTGTGCAGAGCTCAGGGGATGATGGGATTGTGGTGTTTTCTCTAGGATCCTTCATCAGAAACCTGACTAAAGAGAGGAGCAACGTAATCGCCTCTGCTTTCGGACAGATCCCACAGAAG GTCTTCTGGAAGTACCTTGGAGAGAAGCCAGACAATCTGGCTCCAAACACCAGAATTTATGATTGGATCCCTCAGAATGACCTACTGG GTCATCCAAAAACCAGAGCATTTGTCACCCACGGTGGCACTAATGGTGTATATGAGGCCATTTACCATGGTGTGCCGATGGTGGGGATCCCCATATTTGCTGACCAGACTGATAACATGGTCCATATGAAGGCTAAAGGCGCTGCTGTTTTTCTGAACTTCAACAGTTTGCAGGCCCAGGATCTGGTGGACGCTCTCAAGACCGTCATTAATGACCCCAG CTATAAGGAGAGCGTCATGCGTCTGTCCCGGATCCACCACGACCGTCCCGTTAAACCTCTAGACGAGGCTGTGTTCTGGATCGAGTATGTAATGCGGAATAAAGGCGCTGGGCATCTGCGTGTGGCCTCCCATAGCCTGAACTGGTACCAGTACCACTCCCTGGACGTCCTGGTCTTCCTCATCAGCATCCTGGCTCTGGTCTTCTACATCATTATTAGAACATGCAGCTTCTTGATCCGGAGATGCTGCCGAACACCGAAGCacaaaagcaagagagagtga
- the LOC108411253 gene encoding UDP-glucuronosyltransferase 2B13-like isoform X2, whose amino-acid sequence MVWSDSCSTILRPWGRPASYCELMGKADIWLIRTYWDFEYPRPLLPNFIYVGGLHCSPAKPLPQDLEEFVQSSGDDGIVVFSLGSFIRNMTKERSNVIASAFGQIPQKVFWKYSGEKPDTLAPNTRIYDWIPQNDLLGHPKTRAFVTHGGINGVYEAIYHGVPMVGIPIRGDQTDNMVHMKAKGAAVFLNFNSLQAQDLVDALKTIISDPSYKESVMRLSRIHHDRPIQPLDEAVFWIEYVMRNKGAGHLRVASHSLTWYQYHCLDVLVFLISILALVFYIIIRTCSFLIRRCCRTPKHKSKRE is encoded by the exons ATGGTGTGGTCAGACTCCTGCTCCACCATCCTACGTCCCTGGG GTCGACCCGCTAGCTACTGTGAGTTGATGGGCAAAGCTGATATCTGGTTAATCAGAACGTACTGGGATTTTGAGTACCCGCGGCCCCTCCTGCCCAACTTCATATACGTTGGTGGGCTGCACTGCAGTCCAGCCAAACCATTACCACAG GATCTGGAGGAGTTTGTGCAGAGCTCAGGGGATGATGGGATTGTGGTGTTTTCTCTAGGATCCTTCATCAGAAACATGACTAAAGAGAGAAGCAACGTAATCGCCTCTGCTTTTGGACAGATCCCACAGAAG GTCTTCTGGAAGTACAGTGGAGAGAAGCCAGACACTCTGGCTCCAAACACCAGAATTTATGATTGGATCCCTCAGAATGACCTACTGG GTCATCCAAAAACCAGAGCATTTGTCACCCACGGTGGCATTAATGGTGTATATGAGGCCATTTACCACGGTGTGCCGATGGTGGGGATCCCCATACGTGGTGACCAGACTGATAACATGGTCCATATGAAGGCTAAAGGCGCTGCTGTTTTTCTGAACTTCAACAGTTTGCAGGCCCAGGATCTGGTGGACGCTCTCAAGACCATCATTAGTGACCCCAG CTATAAGGAGAGCGTCATGCGTCTGTCCCGGATCCACCACGACCGTCCCATTCAACCTCTAGACGAGGCTGTGTTCTGGATCGAGTATGTAATGCGGAATAAAGGCGCTGGGCATCTGCGTGTGGCCTCCCATAGCCTGACCTGGTACCAGTACCACTGCCTGGACGTCCTGGTCTTCCTCATCAGCATCCTGGCTCTGGTCTTCTACATCATTATTAGAACATGCAGCTTCTTGATCCGGAGATGCTGCCGAACACCGAAGCacaaaagcaagagagagtga
- the LOC108411253 gene encoding UDP-glucuronosyltransferase 2A2-like isoform X1 encodes MKLQPNLLLLTAAVLVFGDVDAGNVLVWPTEGSHWITLKPLLETLIDRGHNVTVLVPSATLFMDLRDSAHYSILHFNMSISKKDILDLFEEHLKFAMHEMHHMNVVQKHITFYKLFSKNQDFFLTYCDGVLKSPSVMAKLRQQKFNVFLVDPVYPCGELLAEVLAVPFVMTQRFSYAHTVERWCGQTPAPPSYVPGVGIELIDKMGFFERVVSLLFSLTQDIVAVSQWKTYDTYFTDYLGRPASYCELMGKADIWLIRTYWDFEYPRPLLPNFIYVGGLHCSPAKPLPQDLEEFVQSSGDDGIVVFSLGSFIRNMTKERSNVIASAFGQIPQKVFWKYSGEKPDTLAPNTRIYDWIPQNDLLGHPKTRAFVTHGGINGVYEAIYHGVPMVGIPIRGDQTDNMVHMKAKGAAVFLNFNSLQAQDLVDALKTIISDPSYKESVMRLSRIHHDRPIQPLDEAVFWIEYVMRNKGAGHLRVASHSLTWYQYHCLDVLVFLISILALVFYIIIRTCSFLIRRCCRTPKHKSKRE; translated from the exons ATGAAGCTGCAGCCAAATCTGCTCCTGCTCACGGCGGCAGTCCTTGTTTTTGGAGATGTAGATGCTGGAAATGTCCTAGTGTGGCCTACAGAAGGCAGTCACTGGATCACTCTGAAACCTTTATTGGAGACTCTGATTGACAGGGGCCACAATGTGACAGTTTTGGTTCCCAGTGCAACATTATTTATGGATCTCCGGGACTCAGCACACTATAGCATCCTCCACTTTAACATGTCCATTTCTAAAAAGGATATTCTGGATTTATTTGAGGAGCATCTGAAGTTCGCCATGCATGAGATGCATCATATGAATGTGGTGCAGAAACACATCACATTTTACAAGCTCTTTTCTAAAAATCAGGATTTTTTCCTGACATACTGCGATGGAGTTCTGAAGTCTCCATCTGTAATGGCCAAACTGCGACAGCAGAAGTTCAACGTTTTCCTGGTGGACCCTGTCTACCCCTGTGGGGAGCTTCTTGCCGAAGTTCTTGCCGTTCCTTTTGTTATGACACAACGGTTTTCCTACGCTCACACTGTGGAGAGATGGTGTGGTCAGACTCCTGCTCCACCATCCTACGTCCCTGGGGTGGGTATTGAACTGATCGATAAGATGGGTTTCTTTGAGCGTGTGGTCAGTCTGCTGTTCTCTCTGACTCAGGACATAGTGGCGGTCAGTCAGTGGAAAACATATGACACTTACTTCACTGACTATTTAG GTCGACCCGCTAGCTACTGTGAGTTGATGGGCAAAGCTGATATCTGGTTAATCAGAACGTACTGGGATTTTGAGTACCCGCGGCCCCTCCTGCCCAACTTCATATACGTTGGTGGGCTGCACTGCAGTCCAGCCAAACCATTACCACAG GATCTGGAGGAGTTTGTGCAGAGCTCAGGGGATGATGGGATTGTGGTGTTTTCTCTAGGATCCTTCATCAGAAACATGACTAAAGAGAGAAGCAACGTAATCGCCTCTGCTTTTGGACAGATCCCACAGAAG GTCTTCTGGAAGTACAGTGGAGAGAAGCCAGACACTCTGGCTCCAAACACCAGAATTTATGATTGGATCCCTCAGAATGACCTACTGG GTCATCCAAAAACCAGAGCATTTGTCACCCACGGTGGCATTAATGGTGTATATGAGGCCATTTACCACGGTGTGCCGATGGTGGGGATCCCCATACGTGGTGACCAGACTGATAACATGGTCCATATGAAGGCTAAAGGCGCTGCTGTTTTTCTGAACTTCAACAGTTTGCAGGCCCAGGATCTGGTGGACGCTCTCAAGACCATCATTAGTGACCCCAG CTATAAGGAGAGCGTCATGCGTCTGTCCCGGATCCACCACGACCGTCCCATTCAACCTCTAGACGAGGCTGTGTTCTGGATCGAGTATGTAATGCGGAATAAAGGCGCTGGGCATCTGCGTGTGGCCTCCCATAGCCTGACCTGGTACCAGTACCACTGCCTGGACGTCCTGGTCTTCCTCATCAGCATCCTGGCTCTGGTCTTCTACATCATTATTAGAACATGCAGCTTCTTGATCCGGAGATGCTGCCGAACACCGAAGCacaaaagcaagagagagtga